Part of the Halomarina litorea genome is shown below.
GGCGCCCCCGACGCCGATGACGAGCGCCGCCGTCAACAGCGAGTGGGCGAGCGACCGACCGGAGGGGAGGAGCGCGAAGGACCACGCCAGCGGTTTGTCGACGAGGTCCGGGAACTGCGTCCCGACGCCGAGGGCGAGGACCGGCAGCCCGGTCGGCGTCGAGCCACGTGCGGAGAGGAGCGCCCGATAGAGGAGGTAGCCGAACGCCGCGTGTCCCCAGGGCCACATTACCGATCAATCGAGCGCCCGCTCCGATACCTGCTTCGACATCGTTCCGTGCCGACAGACTGGTAAGCATCGCCCCGTCACTCACGGCAATGGCATCGACCCGGCGCGAGCGCTTCGTCTTCGGCCACGTCGCCTGGACGCTCGCGACTATCGTCGCCCTCTCTCTGCTCGGGTCGCTCACGCTCGAACTCGTCTTCGTCGTCTCGCTCATCGGCTTTCTCGTCCTCGTTGAGCTCACCGCCCCGGTTGCGGTCCGACCCGCGTGGCGTCGGCGCCTGAAGTGGGTCATCGGCCTCGGCCTCATCGTCTTCGCGTATCTCGTCGTCAAGCGCATCCTCGCCATCCTTCCGCCGGGGGTGCTCTGATGGTTCCCGACCTCGACGACCTCGGTTACCCCCGGGCGGTCCTCCTCGCGTTGACGTTCGTCGTCGCGCTCGCCGTCGTCGTCGGCGCGAGCACCTCGGGCGCGGCGTTCGGGGCGTTCAACAGCCAGTGGGACGGTGCGAGCGACCTCCGCGCCGAGGCCGGCGCGGTCGACACCGGCTCCGTACTCCTCCGGGACACCGCCCGGTACGAGACGGTAAACGCGAGCGACGCGGTCAGCGTGGTCCTCTCGCCCGACCGGGCCTACAGCGCCGAGGAGTCCGAACACATCAGGCGATTCGTCGAGCGTGGCGGGACGCTCGTGGTCGCCGAGGACGTCGGCCCCGGGGGGAACGAACTGCTGCGTGCGGTGGGGGCGAGCGCACGCCTCGACGGCCGGCCGCTGCGCGACGACCGCTACAACTTCCGGTCGCCCGCACTGCCGGTCGCGAACAACGTCACGAACGCGACCAACGCCACGAACGCGACGTGGTTGAAGACCGAGCGGCTGACGCTCAACTACGGGACCGTCGTCCGGCCGAACGGCAGCGAGGTCCTCCTGCGGAGTTCGGAGTACGGCTACCTCGACGAGAACGGCAACGACGCGCTCGACGACGGCGAGACCATCGGGAGCTACCCGGTGGTGACGGCCGAGTCGGTCGGCGAGGGACGGGTCGTCGTCGTCAGCGACTCGAGTGCGCTCATCAACGCGATGCTCGACCGACCGGGCAATCAGGCGTTCGTCAGGGGCCTGTTCGCCGACTTCGACCGGGTCCTGCTCGATTACTCGCACACCGAAGACCTGCCGCCGCTGGCGCTGGCCGTCCTCGTCGTGCGGGAGTCGGCGTGGCTACAGCTGCTCGTCGTCGGCGCGCTCGCGGGCGGAGTCGACTACTGGGCCCGCCGGGCCGAGACGGGACGCGACGGCGGGCTCGCAGCCGTCCGTCGTCGCGTCGGCGTCGGGGAGACCACCACTCCTGCGTTCGATGACGACGCCGCACGTGCCTACCTCCGACGCATGCACCCCGAGTGGGACGAGGAGCGGATCTCTCGCGTCGTCCACGCCCGCCGGAGGCGTGACTGACCGGCCGGTAGCGGGCGAGTCGGACGGGACAGAGTCCGAGAGGGCGCGTCCCCTTGGTCGGTCGCGCGTTTCGTCTACCGTGTGAAAAGCCCCCGCGAAAAGGAACGCGGTGGGGCGTTGCCTGCAGGCGAAGGGGGGCTTCCCGATCGAATGCGATACGCAGTGTCGAACAACCGGCGCTGGTTCACGCCGGGACCTCACGTCACGAGATCCGATTGTATGTTAGCACTCCACACTATATCACTCTGTTCCCCGTCCCCCCGGGAGCCGAGTTCCTCGCACACCCATGTAATAGCTCTTATACGTCCCCGCTGGAAAAGAGTCACAGATGACCGCCCGCGACCCAGCAGCAGTGTACGAGGCCCTCCGCGAGGAGATCGGGACCGTCCTCATCGGCAAGACGGACATCGTCGAGGGGCTCACCGTCGCACTGTTCACTCGCGGGCACGTCCTTCTGGAGGGCGTCCCCGGCGTCGCCAAGACGACCATCGCGAACCTCTTCGCCCGCGCGACCGGCCTCCAGTACACCCGCATCCAGATGACGCCGGACGTGCTCCCGGCGGACATCACGGGGACGACCGTCTATCGGGAGTCCGCCGGCGAGTTCGAGCTGCAGAAGGGACCGATATTCGCGAACGTGGTGGTCGCAGACGAGATCAACCGGGCGACGCCGAAGACCCAATCGGCGCTCCTCGAGGCGATGCAGGAGCGACACGTCACCATCGAGGGCCAGACGCTCGCGCTCCCGGACCCGTTCATCGTCGTGGCGACGCAGAACCCCATCGAGATGGAGGGGACCTTTCCGCTCCCCGAGGCACAGCGCGACCGCTTCGAGCTCAAGCTCACGGTCGACCTGCCCGACCACGACGAGGAGCGGGCGCTGCTCGATTCCTTCGACGCCGAACCGGAGCTCGGCCCGGACTCGGTCGACCGGGTGGTCTCCGTCGACGAGCTCCTCGACGCCCGGGAGACCGTCGCCGAGGTCTACGTCTCGGACCTCCTGAAGCGGTACATCCTCGACCTCGTCGCGGCGACCCGAGAGAGCCCCGACGTGAGACACGGCGGGTCCCCGCGCGCCTCGCTGGCCTTCCTCAACGCGGGGAAAGCGCGGGCGGCAATCCACGGGCGCGAGTACGTCATCCCCGACGACGTGAAGGCGCTCGCTCACAGCGTCCTCGCCCACCGACTCGTCTTGAGTACGGACGCCGAGTTGAGCGACGTCACCGCCCGCGACGTCGTCGACGACGTGCTCGAGGCGGTCGAGCCCCCCGGAACGGACCCCGACGAGCAGGTCGCCACCGTCGACGGGGGGACGGTGACCGAGACGGACGAAGCGGCCGACAGCGACGTGCCGAACACGGACCGGTCGGAGGACGGCGGACCGACGGACACCCACGAGTAACGCGCGAGCGGTCAGTTCGCGTCCGATTCGGCGTTCCCGGCGCTGTCTCCGGCCGCGCCCTCCCCCTCATCGCTTTCCTCGGGCGTCCACGAGCAGGTGACGAGCGCGTCGTAGCGGTCGTCGCCCGCGGTGCTGACCTCGACTTCGACGGGCGCCGCCAGCCCCGTGGCGAGGCCGACGCCGAGCAGGGAGGCGACCGGGTGGTCGAACCGGTCCGCGGGACGGTACACCGGGTCGTCGAGGCCGACCGTGAGGCGACCCTCCCCCGCACGCTCGGTATCGGCGCGCGCCACGAGTTCGAACTGCTCGACGGCGGCGTCGGCGAGCTGTCGAGCCAGCGCGGCGGGCCGGTCGGCCGGCGGGCCCGCGCGGGCGCGCTCGAACTCCTCGTAGAGCCTGCCCCCGGTGGGCGCGAGCGCGAGTCCCCGAGTGACGTCGTCGCCGGTGACGAACGTCGCGCGGAGCGCGTCGTCGGTCGGGACCTCGTCGGTCTCGTACTGCGGGATGAACAGGCGCGGACCGCCCGCCGTCGGGACGTACACGCGCGTTCCCGCGAGGCCGAGCTCGTCCGCGATGGCGGCCTCGTTGTCCGCGTACGCGCCGACGACGTGGTCGCCGACGCTCGCCGAGACGAACCGCTCGGGCGTCAGGAAGTAGGTGAGGACGGCGGCGAAGACGCCGGTCCCCCCGAGCGCGAGGAGGACGGTCCGGACGCCGGGGAACAGCACAGCGCCCGCGAGCGCAAGCCCGCCGACGAGCAGGAGCCCGAGCGCGGTCCGTCGGTACCGGGAGCGTCTAGCCGACTGGTAGGCCGCCCGGAGTCGACGGTTCTCCTCGGCGAGGAGGTCCACCCTGGCCAGCAGGTCCTCGTCGTCCGGCGGGGTGTCGTCAGACGGACGCTCGCGCTCGGCGGTCGCGTCGGCGCTCACGTGTCGCTCACCAGACCCATACGTACGCGTTCGTAGCGATGCACCCCGTAAACCAGCGTCGCTCCGGCGGCGACCAGCGCGAGCGCGGCCTGCCAGAGCGCGGCGAACGCGAACGATGCCAGCGCAGCAGTCGTGAGCATCACGGCGCCCGCGCTGAGCAAAGCGAGAGCGGCGACCGCCGGTCGGGGAGTGCTCGTCGCGTCCCGGGCGAGGACCAGCGTGGCCCCGAGAACGGCGAGGCCGACCTCGGTGAGTGTCGCCGGCGCGACGAGGACGGCCGCGACGGCGAGGCCGACCCCCGCCGCGTAGACCGGCGGTGCGAGTGCGTACAGGCCGACGACGGCCAGCGCACCAGTGACCCGAGCGAGAAGGGCGGTCGAAAACCGCGGGTCCACGAGGAGGTGCCGGGGGACGAGAACGGCGACGAGCAGCGCCATCCCGAGCACGCTGGCGAGAGTGAGCACGAGGGCGCTCGGCCGTCGGTCAGCCACGCGTGGTCACCCCCTCGCGCGTCCGTCGCGTCCGGCGGTCGGAGAGGACAGCGTCGATGCGGTCGCCGGGGACGACTTCGAGGGCGGTCACGCCGTCGAGGCGGGCGAGTTCGCGCCGGAAGTCCTCGAACGCCAGGTAGCGCTCGTAGGCGGTCTCGAGGTCGGCGAGGCCGTCGGGCTGGTAGAGCGCGCGCGGCGCGAGGGCGACGACGACGCGGTCGTCCCCGCGGCTGGCGAACTTCACGGTCTCTCGAACGCCGACCCTGTCGGTGTCGTCGGTGAACAGGAACGTCCGAATCGACCCGTGGTGGCCCTCCAACGCCTCGCGGGTGGCGGCGAACAGCGGGTTGGCCTCGACGCGGCGGACGTAGCGGTCGTTCGCGGCGAAGTACGGCCGGAGGACCTCCCCGAATCGGTCTTCCGGGAGGCGAGCGGTCGCTCGTCGCGCGGCCGCCGGACCGAACGAACTCGAGGGTGCGTCACGCTCGCCCGGCGTGGGTTCGAGCAGCCGGAGCTCCCGCCGGATGCGTTCTGCGGTTCCCTGGGCCGCGCTCACGTCGATTCGGGAGGTGATTCCCTCGTCGCCGACCGTGTAGCAGCCGACCGGGTCGTTCAACCGGTGGGCCGCGGCGGTGATGGCGAGCGCCACCTCCCGGAGGAAATCCAGCGGGCGTTCACCCTCGAGGCCGAGGCCGGTCGTCGCGCGGTGGTCGACGAGCAGCATGGTCACGAGGTCGGTCTCGGCCCGGAACTCGCGGACCTGCGGGCGGCCGAGACGGGCGGTCGCCTTCCAGTCGATCCGGCGGGCGGCGTCGCCGATCGTGTACTCGCGGAGCCCCTCCGGGTCGAGGCCGGCCGTGCCGAACTTGCCTACCTCGTGGTCGCCGTACCCGATGGCGACTCCCTCGCCGCGCTCGCCCACGCGGACGTTTCGTGGGACGCGCGGGTCGACAGTCACCGATACGGACTCCCCGCGACCGAGTGACTCCGTGTAGAGGCCGGCGGGGTCGCGCGTCTCGACGGTGGGCTGCTCGAGGGTGAACGAACCGGCGACGGGAAACGTGACCTCGAACGACCCCGTTACCCGCCGGTCCTCGGGCGCGAGCGTGACGGTCCGGTCGGCCGCGGTCGACCCGCGTGCGCTGACCGGCGGGGCCGCGCGAGCGGTGACGGAGAGCCCCGTCGTCGCGGGGAGGGCGAGCGAGAGTGTCACCCCTATCGAGTCGTCGGTCGCCACGCGCGCGGGTGTCGCCGTCTGGTCGACGACCAGCGTGTCGTCGAGCCGGGCGATATCGCGCGTGAAGAGGAGCTGACGGGCGAGGAGCCACGCGCCGACGAGCGCCGCGGCCGCGAGCAACAGCGGGCGCTGGAGGAGGACCGCGAGTGACGCGAAGCCGACGCCGAGTGCGACCGCCGCCCAGAACCGGCGCGTGACCTGCACACGGCGAGTGAACGCCCGCGGCGAATTGAAGGTACTGGTGTCGCCGACGCGAGCAACAACACACAAGGGTCGTCGCACCGGAGCGTCGGTATCGTGACAGCTCGGGCCCTGCTCGCGCTCCTCCTCGCGGTCGCGCTGGTCGCCCCGACGGGGATGGTGGCCGGAACGCCGAGTCCGACGAGCGCGGCCGATACGACGGGCTCGACCGACGTGACGGGCGCGGCCCCCGGTATCGCGCAGGCGACTCCCCCGGACAACGTGACGAACGGGTCGGTCCGCCACCGCGACCCCGCGGCGGTCGGGGAGGACGGGAGCGTCGAGGACCTCCGGCGGTGGCTCGTCGGGCAACTGGCCGGCCGGTTGGACGGGGGGGCCATCCAGCTGAGCGAGGGGGACTACGACGCGGCGCGTCGCCTCCTCGGAGACCAGTACAGCAAGCGCCTCGACCAGCTAGTCGACGTCGTCGGCGACACCGAGACCACGCGGACGCTCAACCGGACGCGTGAGAACCAGGAGGAGACGACCGAGGCCGTCCGCGAGTACCGCGAGACCGCCGAGGAGTACCGCGAGGCCCGCGAGAACGGGAACAACACGAGAGCGCGAGCACTGGGCCGCGAACTCGAGCTCATCAGCGAGCGCGTCACCAGGAACGCCAACGAGACGCGCGCGGGGTACGGCCGACTCGGCAACCAAACGGGCGCGGACTTCACCGAGGCCAGCGTCGCCATCGCGAACGTCTCGGCGAACGTCTCGGAGACGCAGGCGGAGATCCGCGACGAACTGTTCCGGGAGACGAACCTCACGGCGAGCGCCGACGGCGAGACGGTGTCGTTCACCGACCCGCTGGTCGTCGAAGGGGAGCTCCGGACAGAGAACGGGACAGCCATCGGTGACGAGCCCATCCGACTGCGCGTCGGCAACCGGACCTATGCGACCCAAACGGACGACGAGGGGCGGTTCACGGTGACGTATCGTCCGGTGACGCTTCCGGTCGACGCGACGAACGTCACCGTCGAGTTCCGCCCCGCCAACCGGTCTGCGTACCTGCGCTCCGCGACGACGCTTCCGGTGCGCGTCGAGCAGGTCACGCCTACCGTGTCGGTCAACCGGACGCCCTCGGCGGTGGCGTACAACGAGACGCTGACCGTCACGGGGCGAGTGAGCGCCGACGAGGTGGGCGCGCCCGCGCCGGTCGCGGTGGTCGTTGGGGACCGGCGAGTCGCACGCGGGCGAGCCGACGGGAACGGGACGTACCGGATCCGGGTCAGCCTCCCGGCGAGCGTCGACGCCGGCGAGCGGCCCGTGCGCGCCGTCGTTCCACTCGAAGGGCGCGCGCTCGCTCGCGCGGAGGCGTCGGCGACGGTGACCGTCGAGGAGACGGCCACCGCGCTGTCGCTCGACGCCCGGCAGGTCGCCGACCGGACCGTCCAGGTGAGCGGTCGATTGACGACGGCGTCCGGCGAGGCGCTGGGCGACCGGACCGTTCGCATCGAACACGACGGCTCCGAGCTGACGACGGTCCGGACGGACGCGTCGGGGCAGTTCCGGACGCGCGTCGATGTGCCCGAGGCGACCCCGGACAACGGGACGTTCGCCGTGAACGCGACGTTCGCGGGGTCCGGGACGAACCTCGACAGGGCGCAGGGAGGGGCGACCGTCGAACTGGTCGACCTGACCGATGGGGACCCCGAGAACTCCTACGGCGATGGCGTCGGCGGGCAGGTGGCCGGCCTGCTCCTGCGCAACCCCGTCGCGCTCGCGTCGCTTCTGGCCGGATTGCTCGTTCTCGCCGGGGCGGGCGCGTACGCGGTACTGACGGGGAGCGACGCGGACGACGATATCACCGATAGCGTCGACGAGGGCGTCGAAGCCGGCGGGGAGAGCGCACCCGAGCCCACGTCTGCAACATCGATGGCGGCGTTGCTCGACCGGGCACGTGGTCAGATCTCCGAGGGGTCGACGGACGCGGGGGTCGTCACGTTGTACGCGGCGACGCGCCGCCTGCTCGAGGCGGGGCTGCCCGACGAGTACGGCCGGACCCACTGGGAGTTCTACCGGAGTGCGCGCGAGCGCCTCGACGGGGGCGAGTCGGGCGTCCTCCGCGAGCTGACCGAGGCGTACGAGCGAGCGGCGTTCTCGCCGGACTCGACGCCGACCGAACGGGCACAGGCACTCATCGAGCGGGTCGGGGAGTTCCGCGACGGCGACGACCCATCGGCCGACTGATCGGCGCGGCGGCCGGCTCGACGGTCGGCGGTCCGGGGAGCCACCGGCGAGCAGCGGTCGTCAGTCGTCGGTCGCGAGTTCGGTGTGTGGACGGAAGTGCCCCGTCTGCGCGTAGAGGCCACCAAGCAGGAGTCCACCGGCGAGCAGCGGGACGACCGCACAGGCGGCGTAGACGGTCGTGAAGCCCAGCGAGTCGACGAGGGGGAGCGAGACCATCGGCCCGAGGCCGCCGCCCAGGTCGCCGAGGATGTTGTTCGTCCCCATCGCCCGACCCATGCGGTCGGTGGGCGTCAGGTCCGCGAGCAGCGCCATCAGGGGGCCGCTCGTTCCGCCCTGCCCGGCACCGATGAGGACGCACGCGGCGACCAGAAGCGGGAGGGAATCGGCGAGCGCGAGGAGAACGAACCCGAGAAACGAGACGACGAGAAAGCCGAGGAGAACGGGTGTCCGGGTGCCCTGCAGGTCGCTCGCCTTCCCGCCGGCGAGCATGAACACGGACGCCGAGACGACGGTGACGGCCATCAACAGCCCGGACATCCCCTGCGGACCGTAGCCCCAGACGCCGATAGCGTTGGCCTCGAGGAAGAGCACGAGCGTGGAAAACAGCGCCCCCAGATAGGCGAAGTAGAGTCCGAAGTTCACCAGACCCACCGTCAGCGTCGGGAGGCTCGTCTCCAGTTCCCACGGTCGAATCGCGGTTCGGCGTTCGGTGACGTGGGTCTCGGGGACCAGCAGGTAGGCGATCGCGCTCGCCAGGAAGGCGAAGGCGGCGGCGACCACGAACGCCGTCGCGATGCTGTAGACGTCGCTGACGACGCCGCCGAGGACGAGGCCCGCAGGGAAGCCGAGCGTGATACCCCCGCGGACGACGCCCATGCTCGTCCCTCTCGACCGGCCCGTCGAGACGTCCGCGGCGATTGTGTAGGCCGTGGCGAAGACCATCGCGCTGCCGACACCCCAGACGATCCGGGCGGCGAGAAACCACGCCTCGGGGAGCGACGAATCGAGGGCGACGACGTACCCCAGCGTGGCGACGCTCTCGACGAACAGCCCGACGACCAGCGGTGTCCGCGTGCCGACGCGGTCGATGAGCGACCCCGCGGGTCCGTTTGCGAGGATGCGCATAAACCGGTTGGCGCTCAGGATGAGGCCGACGAGGACCGGCGAGATGCCGAGGACGGCCCCGAGATTCGGCAGGATGGGAAAGACCACGCCACCGCCGAAGCCGACGAAGAACGTACTCGCGATGAGCGCGAGCACCACCGAGCGCGGGCGAGTCATCTGGTCGGTCGACGGCTCCGTATCGGAGGGGTGTAGTTCATCACGGGGAGCGTTCGTTCGTCGACTACTCGCTGAGGGGGATTAAGTCACCGGGGAGTGTACGGTAGGGTATGCAACCGGACGGAGCGGACACCGACGACGCTGCGTGGACGTGGCAGGTCCTCCAGCAGGTGACCGAAACGACGCGGGCGAACCTCCTCGCCGACGTCGTCGGCCACCCTGACGGCGCCCCGAGCGTCGACGAACTGGACTACATGAATCCCAGTCTCTCCGTCGACACGATCCGCCGGCATCTCGCGCTACTCAGAGAGGCGGGCGTCATCGAGGAGCTAGTCGTCCCGAACGGCGAGCGGACCCGCGGGTATCCGTACAAGTTCTACCGCGTCACGTCGGCCGCCCGTGACCTCTTCGACCGAAACGGGTTGTTCCCGCGGGACGCGTGGCGACGACAGTACCAGCGCGTCACGAAGACACCAGAGATACGAGAACTCGAGGCCATGCCACGGCCGTCTCCGAGCGAGAACTCGACCCGACCAGCGGCCTCTCCGTCCAACGACTGATCGGACCGTCGGGGAGCGCCCTCGACTGCCAGTCAACTGATTTTTACCCGGCCGCGAGATAGCTCAACCAGATGGACGCACGACTGTTGCTCCCGCGGCCGGTCCGCCGGTTGCCCGCCGATCTCGCGGCAGTCGTGCTCGCCACGCTCCTGACGAACCTGTTCGTCCTCGCCCCCCTCCTGCGCGAGACGCCCGTTCGAATCGTGTTCGGGCTCGTCTTCGTGCTGTTCGTCCCCGGCTACGCCTTCATCGCGGCGCTGTTCCCCGAGGCGGGGAGCGAGCCGGGAGCGGACGGCGACCCGGAGGCGTTCGACGAACCGCTCGAGGACGAGCGAGGCATCAGCGGCCTCGAACGGGTCGCCCTCTCGCTGGGGACGAGCATCGCCATCGTCCCGCTCATCGGGCTGGTGTTGAACTTCACCCCCTTCGGGATTCGACTGGTGCCCATCCTCGCGAGCGTGAGCCTGTTCACGCTCGGCTGCGTTGCCGTGGGCGCGCGTCGGCGCTGGCGGCTGCCCGCCGACGAACGCCTCGTCGTCCCCTACCGCGAGTGGGCGACGGGCGTGCGGACCGAGCTGTTCGAACCCGACACGCGTGGGGACGCCATCCTGAACGTCGTGATGGTCATCAGCATCCTGCTGGCCGTCTCGAGCGTCGGGTACGCCGTGATGGTCCCGAAGGAGGGCGAGTCGTTCACCGAACTCTACTTGCTCACGCAAAACGAGACGGGCGACCTCGTCGCCGACGACTACCCGACGAACTTCACGCGCGGCGAGGGGCAGTCGCTGTACGTCGGCGTCGGGAACCACGAACACGAGCGGGTCAACTACACGGTGGTGGTCGAACTCCAGCGCGTGGACGTCCAGTACTTCGAGAATGGGACCCGTGTGTCGAACGTCACCAACGCGACGAACGTGACGAACGTCTCCGTCGAAGTCCTCGAAGAGGAGGAACTCCAGCGGTTCTCGCCGACGGTGGGCGACAACGAAACCTGGCAGGAGCGTCATACCGTGACGCCGACGCTGACGGGCGATCGGTTGCGGCTGGTCTATCTGCTGTACAAGGGAGACGTGCCGGCCGAGCCGACGACTGAGAACGCCTACCGGGAGGTACATCTGTGGGTGAACGTCAGCGGCGATGAGCGTCGGGAGTGAGCGCCCGCAAGCAAGCAATCGGGGTAACTGGCCAAAACGAACACACCGCGAACAACTACTCGAACAATCGTGTTTTTACCTGTGATATCCGGGAATGCGGTAAAATCGGTCGGAGATACATTTTATTCAATCTACTCATCTTACGGTTAATACCAAGTATCCGAAACTACTATACCATCTTCGCCGTCATGTTGTTCTGAGAACATTGGCAGAAATGGGAACATGTGAGAGACTGTGGACGGATTTGACGCACGAGGGAAGGGATTAACGGTGTCACGAGGATCAAGTCAACGAGCGGGAGCGGAGTCCGAGTCACTCACAGCGAGCCAGCCGGCACTCGGTATCGTCGCGACCCGGGACAACGCCAGCGACGTGGCCGGGGCGATTCTCCGCGCCCACGACGAGGGCTACGAGGTGTTCGTCGCGACGAACGCCGTCGACGACCTCGAGGCGACCCGCTTTGCCGACCAGCTCGGCGCGACCGTCATCGAGACGAACGAGGTCGGCCGCGACCCCCTCGTCCAGTCGCTCTCGCAGGCCGCCCGCCATCACGGCCATCCGGGATTGCTCTATCACGAACACCCGAGCGAGCCCATCGACTTCGAGGCGAGCACCGACGCGATGTACGGCCAGCCGGAGTACGTCTGTGAAACGGAGGTCGCACCGACCGTTCGGTCGGAGCCGACCGTCCTCGCCGCGATTCCGGCGTACAACGAGGGTGCGGCCATCGCGGACGTGGTCCGTGGGGCGCGGGAGTACGTCGACGAGGTGCTCGTCATCGACGACGGGAGTACCGACGCGACTGTCAGTGAGGCCGTGCGGACGGGCGCGACCGTCATCGAACACGAGACGAACAAGGGATACGGCGGAGCGCTGAAGACCGCCTTCCGGGAGGCCAAGCGGAGCGGTGCCGACCATCTGGTGATTCTCGATGGGGATGGACAACACAACCCGAGCGACATTCCGGACTTGCTACGAGTGCAGCGGGAAGACGAAATCGAGGTGGTCATCGGAAGTCGGTTCGCTGGAGAGGTGGTATCGACGTTACCGCTGTACCGGCGTTTCGGCCTCGCAGTGGTGAACCTACTGACGAACCTAAGTCTCGGTGTCGTTCGGTCTGACTCCCGCGTCCGCGATACACAGAGTGGGTTCCGAGCGTACAATCGGGACGCTATCGAGTCCCTAGCCACCGACCGAACGCTCGGCGACAACATGAGTGCGAGTACGGACATCCTGTACCACGCCCACAGTCGTGATTATCGGATTCGGGAGGTCGGAACCGTAATCGATTATGAAGTCAAGAATGGGAGTACGCACAGTCCGCTTTCCCATGGCATCTCACTGGTTGGCAACATTCTCAAAACAGTAGAACGAAAGCGGCCAGTCTCAGCGCTGGGCGTCCCGGGCTTTGTCAGTTCCATCGTCGGTATTGGATTCGGTTACATGACACTCGCGAACTACATCGACTCTGGGGTATTTCCGCTAGGGCTCGCGATGGCGTCCGTGTTCTTCGTCCTCGCAGGGATTTTCTCCTGCTTCACCGCCATCATTCTCCATTCGCTGAACTCGCACTACAAGAGCCAACCGTGGTTTGATTCGTGACGAAGCCCGACAAAATCGTACAGAAAGAGCGTAGCTATGCTGAGAGCGATTGATTGAAATAACGAACATGCAACCGAGAAGATAGATGAGTTCGATTTGCGTTCATGGCCTGGGCTATATCGGCCTCCCGACCGCTGCGATGTTAGCGAACAACGGTCATTCCGTCCGGGGGTACGACATCGATGCGGCACGAGTTAAACGCCTCGAGGAAGGGGAGAGTTCGATCGACGAGCCGGGGCTGGACGACTTCGTCCAAACGGCAATCGAGTCCGGCGCGTTGACGGTTACCACAGAAATTCGCCCTGCAGAGTACCACGTCATCTGTGTTCCGACACCATTCGATGTCGAACAGAGAGAGGCCGACCTAAGTTACGTCAGGGCA
Proteins encoded:
- a CDS encoding DUF4350 domain-containing protein, whose product is MVPDLDDLGYPRAVLLALTFVVALAVVVGASTSGAAFGAFNSQWDGASDLRAEAGAVDTGSVLLRDTARYETVNASDAVSVVLSPDRAYSAEESEHIRRFVERGGTLVVAEDVGPGGNELLRAVGASARLDGRPLRDDRYNFRSPALPVANNVTNATNATNATWLKTERLTLNYGTVVRPNGSEVLLRSSEYGYLDENGNDALDDGETIGSYPVVTAESVGEGRVVVVSDSSALINAMLDRPGNQAFVRGLFADFDRVLLDYSHTEDLPPLALAVLVVRESAWLQLLVVGALAGGVDYWARRAETGRDGGLAAVRRRVGVGETTTPAFDDDAARAYLRRMHPEWDEERISRVVHARRRRD
- a CDS encoding AAA family ATPase, with the translated sequence MTARDPAAVYEALREEIGTVLIGKTDIVEGLTVALFTRGHVLLEGVPGVAKTTIANLFARATGLQYTRIQMTPDVLPADITGTTVYRESAGEFELQKGPIFANVVVADEINRATPKTQSALLEAMQERHVTIEGQTLALPDPFIVVATQNPIEMEGTFPLPEAQRDRFELKLTVDLPDHDEERALLDSFDAEPELGPDSVDRVVSVDELLDARETVAEVYVSDLLKRYILDLVAATRESPDVRHGGSPRASLAFLNAGKARAAIHGREYVIPDDVKALAHSVLAHRLVLSTDAELSDVTARDVVDDVLEAVEPPGTDPDEQVATVDGGTVTETDEAADSDVPNTDRSEDGGPTDTHE
- a CDS encoding DUF58 domain-containing protein, with protein sequence MQVTRRFWAAVALGVGFASLAVLLQRPLLLAAAALVGAWLLARQLLFTRDIARLDDTLVVDQTATPARVATDDSIGVTLSLALPATTGLSVTARAAPPVSARGSTAADRTVTLAPEDRRVTGSFEVTFPVAGSFTLEQPTVETRDPAGLYTESLGRGESVSVTVDPRVPRNVRVGERGEGVAIGYGDHEVGKFGTAGLDPEGLREYTIGDAARRIDWKATARLGRPQVREFRAETDLVTMLLVDHRATTGLGLEGERPLDFLREVALAITAAAHRLNDPVGCYTVGDEGITSRIDVSAAQGTAERIRRELRLLEPTPGERDAPSSSFGPAAARRATARLPEDRFGEVLRPYFAANDRYVRRVEANPLFAATREALEGHHGSIRTFLFTDDTDRVGVRETVKFASRGDDRVVVALAPRALYQPDGLADLETAYERYLAFEDFRRELARLDGVTALEVVPGDRIDAVLSDRRTRRTREGVTTRG
- a CDS encoding DUF4129 domain-containing protein → MTARALLALLLAVALVAPTGMVAGTPSPTSAADTTGSTDVTGAAPGIAQATPPDNVTNGSVRHRDPAAVGEDGSVEDLRRWLVGQLAGRLDGGAIQLSEGDYDAARRLLGDQYSKRLDQLVDVVGDTETTRTLNRTRENQEETTEAVREYRETAEEYREARENGNNTRARALGRELELISERVTRNANETRAGYGRLGNQTGADFTEASVAIANVSANVSETQAEIRDELFRETNLTASADGETVSFTDPLVVEGELRTENGTAIGDEPIRLRVGNRTYATQTDDEGRFTVTYRPVTLPVDATNVTVEFRPANRSAYLRSATTLPVRVEQVTPTVSVNRTPSAVAYNETLTVTGRVSADEVGAPAPVAVVVGDRRVARGRADGNGTYRIRVSLPASVDAGERPVRAVVPLEGRALARAEASATVTVEETATALSLDARQVADRTVQVSGRLTTASGEALGDRTVRIEHDGSELTTVRTDASGQFRTRVDVPEATPDNGTFAVNATFAGSGTNLDRAQGGATVELVDLTDGDPENSYGDGVGGQVAGLLLRNPVALASLLAGLLVLAGAGAYAVLTGSDADDDITDSVDEGVEAGGESAPEPTSATSMAALLDRARGQISEGSTDAGVVTLYAATRRLLEAGLPDEYGRTHWEFYRSARERLDGGESGVLRELTEAYERAAFSPDSTPTERAQALIERVGEFRDGDDPSAD
- a CDS encoding MFS transporter; the encoded protein is MTRPRSVVLALIASTFFVGFGGGVVFPILPNLGAVLGISPVLVGLILSANRFMRILANGPAGSLIDRVGTRTPLVVGLFVESVATLGYVVALDSSLPEAWFLAARIVWGVGSAMVFATAYTIAADVSTGRSRGTSMGVVRGGITLGFPAGLVLGGVVSDVYSIATAFVVAAAFAFLASAIAYLLVPETHVTERRTAIRPWELETSLPTLTVGLVNFGLYFAYLGALFSTLVLFLEANAIGVWGYGPQGMSGLLMAVTVVSASVFMLAGGKASDLQGTRTPVLLGFLVVSFLGFVLLALADSLPLLVAACVLIGAGQGGTSGPLMALLADLTPTDRMGRAMGTNNILGDLGGGLGPMVSLPLVDSLGFTTVYAACAVVPLLAGGLLLGGLYAQTGHFRPHTELATDD
- a CDS encoding ArsR family transcriptional regulator, with translation MQPDGADTDDAAWTWQVLQQVTETTRANLLADVVGHPDGAPSVDELDYMNPSLSVDTIRRHLALLREAGVIEELVVPNGERTRGYPYKFYRVTSAARDLFDRNGLFPRDAWRRQYQRVTKTPEIRELEAMPRPSPSENSTRPAASPSND